A single region of the Magnetococcus sp. PR-3 genome encodes:
- a CDS encoding group I truncated hemoglobin — protein sequence MNWMKIGTLSMLFSLMLGLGVVVDAQAEQAKSLYERLGGYDAIHAITHDLAGRLVKDEKLGRFWAHRGQDGINREVQLIVDFLANKSGGRHYYTGREMKLSHVGMGIDEEDWTRMMDHLKATLSKFKVATQARKDVIAFIKSTKQDMVEDNN from the coding sequence ATGAATTGGATGAAGATAGGGACCCTTAGTATGTTGTTCAGCCTCATGCTTGGGCTAGGTGTGGTTGTTGATGCCCAAGCTGAGCAGGCTAAAAGCCTGTATGAGCGCCTGGGTGGGTATGATGCCATTCATGCGATTACCCATGATCTGGCAGGACGGTTGGTTAAGGATGAAAAGCTTGGCCGTTTTTGGGCGCATCGTGGGCAAGATGGCATCAACCGTGAAGTGCAGTTGATCGTAGATTTTTTGGCCAATAAGTCGGGCGGGCGCCACTACTATACAGGCCGTGAAATGAAGTTATCTCATGTGGGTATGGGCATTGATGAAGAGGACTGGACGCGAATGATGGATCATCTTAAGGCGACGTTGAGCAAGTTCAAAGTAGCCACTCAAGCGCGTAAAGATGTAATCGCCTTCATCAAAAGCACCAAGCAGGATATGGTTGAAGATAACAACTGA